The Methanobacterium sp. BAmetb5 genome includes a region encoding these proteins:
- a CDS encoding VOC family protein, giving the protein MKIKNSVVAVGNLDESAQFYTEVLGLEEVRRFSPRDGLTIAFFKGEGEATIELVEGEEGKQGLFMVGIEVENIEEEIATLKSKGLDLIRGPMGAPGGPKIAFLEGPDGVEIELIQP; this is encoded by the coding sequence GTGAAAATCAAAAACAGTGTAGTAGCCGTGGGAAATCTGGATGAGTCCGCCCAGTTTTACACCGAGGTTTTAGGACTGGAAGAAGTAAGACGTTTCAGCCCCAGAGATGGCCTGACCATAGCCTTCTTTAAAGGTGAAGGAGAGGCCACCATTGAACTGGTGGAAGGTGAAGAAGGTAAACAGGGCCTCTTCATGGTGGGTATTGAAGTGGAAAACATAGAGGAAGAAATAGCTACGTTAAAATCCAAAGGATTGGACTTAATCCGTGGCCCCATGGGTGCACCGGGAGGTCCTAAAATTGCCTTCCTAGAAGGGCCTGATGGCGTGGAAATAGAGTTAATTCAGCCCTGA
- a CDS encoding rhodanese-like domain-containing protein, translating into MGEFITITPKSAWELIKKEPEITILDIRPNADFKREHIPGSVNLDYDGHQFPSKVEKLDKNQPYIIYCKSGVRGGYFLEKMKESGFVGAYNILGGFVAWKISKLPLTSEE; encoded by the coding sequence ATGGGAGAGTTCATTACCATAACCCCGAAAAGTGCCTGGGAATTAATTAAAAAGGAACCAGAGATCACCATACTGGACATACGGCCCAATGCAGATTTTAAGAGGGAACATATTCCCGGGTCAGTGAACCTGGATTATGATGGCCACCAGTTCCCGAGTAAAGTGGAAAAACTGGATAAAAACCAGCCCTACATCATTTACTGTAAAAGCGGGGTTAGAGGTGGTTACTTCCTGGAAAAAATGAAAGAATCAGGTTTTGTGGGGGCTTATAATATTTTGGGTGGTTTTGTAGCCTGGAAGATAAGTAAATTACCCCTAACCAGTGAAGAATGA
- a CDS encoding NAD-dependent malic enzyme yields the protein MPEFPKYGGLQFKSIAVTVEKEGTKYIKTDLKGSQLLQSSQLNKGTAFSTKERELFHLIGLLPHSVETLDDQLQRAYQQFSLQSDDLQKNIFLNNLYNTNETLFFRLIREHIQEMMPIVYTPTAGLAIQRYSDEFRKPRGIYLSYPEREHIQEILDHWAEDEIDLIVLTDSEQILGIGDQGANGIGISVAKQVVYTLCAGINPRRMLPIMIDVGTNNSRLLEDPFYLGWRHPRISQGEYHHFVEAVIEAIKGKFPRVFLQWEDFGKKNARHHLDRYQDRMCTFNDDIQGTGAVAMAALLNALEVTGTPLSHHRVLIYGAGTAGCGIADQIWKQMVKEGLNHEEAYRRFWLIDRKGLVTSTREDIDYFKAPYARPPEETEIWGSGDDPGDLLDVVRKVHPTILIGTSTVQGAFTREVITTMASQVEHPIIFPLSNPLTLVEAVPDDLIRWTGGKVLVATGSPFKDVNFQGQSYPVAQCNNALIFPGLGLGVISSQAERMTAGMMDAATQALASSVEEEDIRRLLPDVSHLMEVSKNIGMAVAEQAILEGVACCQDNDVESLVESNIWEPVYRPYKPLKIPAK from the coding sequence ATCCCGGAGTTTCCCAAATATGGGGGGTTACAGTTTAAATCCATAGCGGTTACTGTAGAAAAAGAAGGAACTAAATATATTAAAACTGATCTTAAAGGGAGTCAACTCCTTCAATCTTCACAATTAAATAAGGGTACTGCTTTTAGCACTAAGGAAAGGGAATTGTTTCATCTTATCGGACTTTTGCCCCATTCAGTAGAAACTCTGGACGATCAACTGCAGAGGGCTTACCAACAGTTCTCCCTGCAGAGCGATGATCTGCAGAAAAATATCTTTTTAAACAACCTCTACAACACCAATGAAACACTATTTTTCCGCCTAATCAGGGAACACATCCAGGAAATGATGCCCATCGTTTACACACCAACTGCTGGCCTGGCAATCCAGCGTTACAGTGACGAGTTTCGAAAACCCCGTGGTATTTACCTATCTTACCCTGAAAGGGAACATATCCAGGAAATTTTAGACCACTGGGCTGAAGATGAGATCGATCTTATTGTTTTAACTGATTCTGAGCAGATACTGGGGATCGGTGACCAGGGAGCCAATGGAATTGGTATTTCCGTGGCAAAACAGGTGGTTTACACCCTGTGTGCCGGTATCAACCCCCGGAGGATGCTGCCCATCATGATCGATGTGGGCACCAATAATTCACGTTTACTGGAGGATCCATTCTATCTTGGCTGGCGTCATCCTCGTATCAGCCAGGGGGAATACCATCACTTTGTGGAGGCGGTGATTGAGGCCATAAAGGGCAAATTCCCCCGTGTTTTCCTCCAGTGGGAAGATTTTGGTAAGAAAAATGCCAGACACCACCTGGATCGTTACCAGGACAGGATGTGCACCTTCAATGATGATATACAGGGTACCGGGGCCGTTGCCATGGCCGCCCTCCTTAATGCTTTGGAAGTAACTGGAACCCCTTTATCTCATCATCGGGTGCTTATCTATGGGGCGGGAACTGCCGGATGTGGAATTGCCGACCAAATATGGAAACAAATGGTAAAGGAAGGACTAAACCATGAAGAAGCCTACAGGCGTTTCTGGCTCATAGACAGGAAGGGACTGGTAACCAGTACCCGGGAGGACATCGATTATTTCAAGGCGCCCTACGCCCGTCCACCTGAAGAAACCGAAATTTGGGGTTCTGGTGATGATCCAGGAGACCTGCTGGATGTGGTGCGTAAGGTGCACCCCACCATCCTGATAGGTACCAGCACAGTGCAGGGAGCCTTCACCCGTGAAGTCATTACCACAATGGCCTCCCAGGTGGAGCACCCCATCATATTCCCATTATCCAACCCATTAACTCTGGTAGAGGCTGTTCCCGATGATTTAATCAGATGGACAGGGGGAAAGGTACTGGTGGCCACTGGAAGTCCCTTTAAAGACGTGAATTTCCAGGGACAATCTTATCCAGTGGCCCAGTGCAACAACGCCCTGATATTCCCGGGGCTGGGTCTGGGTGTAATCAGCAGCCAGGCGGAAAGGATGACTGCAGGAATGATGGACGCGGCTACACAGGCACTGGCCAGTTCTGTGGAAGAGGAAGACATCCGGAGATTGCTCCCTGATGTTTCCCATTTAATGGAAGTGAGTAAAAATATTGGAATGGCTGTGGCAGAGCAGGCCATTCTGGAGGGAGTTGCCTGCTGCCAGGATAACGATGTGGAAAGCCTGGTGGAATCTAACATATGGGAACCAGTTTACAGGCCCTACAAACCCTTAAAAATACCAGCTAAATAA